One stretch of Juglans microcarpa x Juglans regia isolate MS1-56 chromosome 3D, Jm3101_v1.0, whole genome shotgun sequence DNA includes these proteins:
- the LOC121255621 gene encoding non-lysosomal glucosylceramidase isoform X1: MLEKVFIEEERDSSKCSTKKVDPGKPASLTWQRILNSEGRALSQFTLSLKEMVQMAPIGFRLWRHVRDEEAKGNGVFINPFAKRLVTSCHGIPLGGIGAGSIGRSYRGEFQRWQLFPRICEEKPVLANQFSVFVSRSNGEKYSTVMCPRSPELLEENAVSGIGSWDWNLNGHNSTYHALFPRAWTVYEGEPDPELRIVSRQISPVIPHNYKESSFPVSVFTFTLYNSGKTAADVTLLFTWANSVGGLSGFSGQHCNSKIMIKDGVHSVLLHHNTANGLPPVTFAIAAEETDGVHVSECPCFVISGNSQGISAKDMWQEIKEFGSFDRLNSSEPSVPSATGSSVGAAIAASVSIPSNAVRSATFSLAWDCPEVNFLSGKSYYRRYTKFYGTHGDAAAKIAHDAILEHGHWESQIEAWQRPILEDKRLPEWYPITLFNELYYLNSGGTIWTDGSPPMHSLVSIVKRKFSLDRSSSGLKDIIDVPHQNDTAADILERMTLILEQIHTKVSSNSAFGTNLLQKGEENIGQFLYLEGIEYHMWNTYDVHFYSSFALVMLFPKLELSIQRDFAAAVMMHDPNKIKLLHDGQWVPRKVLGAVPHDIGINDPWFEVNAYNLYNTDRWKDLNPKFVLQVYRDVVATGDKKFAEAVWPSVYVAMAYMDQFDKDRDGMIENEGFPDQTYDTWSASGVSAYSGGLWVAALQAASAMAHEVGDKGSEDYFWFKFQKAKGVYEKLWNGSYFNYDSSGGSSSSSIQADQLAGQWYARACDLFPVVDQDKARSALQKVYNYNVLKVKDGRRGAVNGMLPDGKVDFSSMQSREIWSGVTYAVAATMIHEDMFDMAFQTAGGVYEAAWSEEGLGYSFQTPEGWTTEEQYRSLCYMRPLAIWAMQWALTRPTTMEPEMKAEVKEDSLFRAHSGFSKVSRLLKLPEERTRRRSLVQAVYEYTRKRIGM; encoded by the exons ATGCTGGAAAAGGTTTTTATTGAAGAAGAGAGGGACTCCTCTAAGTGTTCAACTAAAAAG GTTGATCCCGGGAAGCCTGCATCACTGACCTGGCAGCGGATTTTAAACAGTGAGGGAAGAGCCCTTTCGCAGTTCACTCTAAGTTTGAAAGAGATGGTTCAGATG GCTCCGATAGGATTTCGGCTGTGGCGCCATGTCCGAGATGAGGAAGCTAAAggaaat GGGGTTTTTATAAATCCATTTGCAAAGCGCCTTGTAACATCTTGTCATGGCATTCCCTTAGGCGGTATAGG TGCAGGAAGCATTGGAAGAAGTTACAGAGGTGAGTTTCAGCGCTGGCAACTATTCCCTAGAATATGTGAAGAAAAACCAGTTTTAGCAAATCAGTTTTCT GTATTTGTTTCGCGCTCAAATGGTGAAAAATATTCTACAGTAATGTGCCCAAGGAGCCCCGAGCTGCTTGA AGAAAATGCAGTTTCAGGGATTGGATCTTGGGACTGGAATCTGAATGGACATAACTCTACATATCATGCTCTATTCCCAAGGGCTTGGACTGTATACGAGG GTGAACCTGATCCGGAACTTAGAATAGTTTCTCGTCAAATCTCACCTGTTATCCCCCATAATTACAAGGAGAGCAGCTTCCCTGTCTCAGTTTTTACTTTCACG CTGTACAATTCTGGAAAGACTGCTGCAGATGTCACCTTGCTTTTCACATGGGCA AATTCTGTCGGTGGTCTTTCTGGATTTTCTGGTCAGCACTGCAATTCAAAAATCat GATAAAGGATGGTGTGCACAGTGTACTTCTGCACCACAA TACTGCAAATGGACTACCCCCTGTGACCTTTGCAATTGCAGCAGAGGAGACTGATGGAGTTCATGTCTCTGAGTGCCCTTGCTTTGTGATATCAGGTAACTCTCAGGGTATCTCAGCAAAAGACATGTGGCAGGAAATAAAGGAG TTTGGATCCTTTGACCGCCTCAATTCCTCTGAGCCATCAGTGCCTTCAGCAACAGGATCATCTGTTGGGGCAGCCATTGCTGCCTCTGTTTCAATTCCATCAAATGCAGTACGTTCTGCTACATTCTCGCTGGCGTGGGACTGCCCTGAAGTAAATTTTTTGAGTGGAAAATCTTATTACCG GCGTTACACTAAGTTCTATGGTACTCATGGTGATGCTGCTGCAAAGATTGCACATGATGCCATTCTTG AGCATGGCCATTGGGAGTCCCAGATAGAAGCATGGCAAAGACCTATTCTTGAGGACAAGCGACTTCCTGAATg GTATCCCATTACTCTCTTTAATGAGCTCTATTATCTAAATTCGGGGGGTACAATTTGGACAG ATGGATCACCCCCGATGCATAGTTTAGTGAGCATTGTCAAAAGGAAGTTTTCCCTTGACAGGTCCAGTTCAGGTCTGAAGGACATTATTGATGTACCCCATCAAAATGATACTGCTGCTGATATTCTTGAAAGGATGACTTTAATACTCGAGCAAATTCACACCAAAGTTTCATCAAATTCTGCATTTGGAACAAATCTGCttcaaaaaggagaagaaaacattGGGCAATTCCTTTATCTTGAAGGGATTGAATATCACATGTGGAACACCTATGATGTTCATTTCTACTCGTCTTTTGCACTAGTCATGCTATTTCCAAAACTCGAACTTAGCATCCAAAGGGACTTTGCAGCGGCAGTAATGATGCATGATCCCaataagattaaacttttacaTGATGGACAGTGGGTCCCAAGAAAGGTTCTAGGAGCTGTTCCTCATGATATTGGAATAAATGATCCATGGTTTGAAGTAAATGCTTATAACCTTTATAACACTGATAGGTGGAAGGacttgaatccaaaatttgttcTCCAAGTTTACAGGGATGTGGTTGCCACAGGTGATAAGAAGTTTGCAGAAGCTGTTTGGCCGTCTGTTTATGTCGCAATGGCTTATATGGACCAATTTGACAAGGACAGAGATGGGATGATTGAGAATGAAGGCTTCCCTGATCAAACTTATGATACGTGGTCTGCATCTGGTGTGAGTGCATATAGTGGTGGGTTGTGGGTGGCAGCCTTGCAGGCTGCATCGGCCATGGCACATGAAGTTGGTGATAAGGGTTCTGAAGATTACTTTTGGTTTAAGTTTCAGAAGGCAAAAGGTGTGTATGAGAAATTATGGAATGGTTCTTACTTTAATTATGACAGCAGTGGAGGAAGTTCAAGTTCATCTATTCAAGCTGATCAATTGGCTGGACAATG GTATGCTAGAGCATGTGATCTTTTTCCAGTTGTTGATCAAGACAAGGCAAGAAGTGCACTGCAAAAGGTCTATAATTACAATGTCTTAAAGGTGAAGGATGGAAGGAGGGGGGCTGTCAACGGGATGCTACCTGATGGAAAGGTCGACTTCTCTTCCATGCAATCGAGAGAAATATGGTCTGGAGTCACTTATGCTGTTGCTGCAACAATGATCCACGAAGATATGTTTGATATGGCATTTCAGACTGCAGGTGGAGTCTATGAAGCTGCATGGTCCGAGGAAGGACTTGG TTATTCCTTTCAGACACCTGAAGGTTGGACAACCGAGGAGCAATACAGATCCCTATGTTACATGCGGCCTTTGGCCATATGGGCGATGCAGTGGGCGTTAACGAGACCAACAACTATGGAGCCGGAGATGAAAGCAGAAGTGAAGGAAGATTCTCTGTTTAGGGCGCATTCTGGATTCTCAAAAGTTTCTCGACTTTTAAAGTTGCCCGAAGAGAGAACGCGCAGAAGAAGTCTTGTACAGGCTGTATATGAATACACTAGGAAGAGGATTGGGATGTAG
- the LOC121255621 gene encoding non-lysosomal glucosylceramidase isoform X2 — translation MSEMRKLKEIAGSIGRSYRGEFQRWQLFPRICEEKPVLANQFSVFVSRSNGEKYSTVMCPRSPELLEENAVSGIGSWDWNLNGHNSTYHALFPRAWTVYEGEPDPELRIVSRQISPVIPHNYKESSFPVSVFTFTLYNSGKTAADVTLLFTWANSVGGLSGFSGQHCNSKIMIKDGVHSVLLHHNTANGLPPVTFAIAAEETDGVHVSECPCFVISGNSQGISAKDMWQEIKEFGSFDRLNSSEPSVPSATGSSVGAAIAASVSIPSNAVRSATFSLAWDCPEVNFLSGKSYYRRYTKFYGTHGDAAAKIAHDAILEHGHWESQIEAWQRPILEDKRLPEWYPITLFNELYYLNSGGTIWTDGSPPMHSLVSIVKRKFSLDRSSSGLKDIIDVPHQNDTAADILERMTLILEQIHTKVSSNSAFGTNLLQKGEENIGQFLYLEGIEYHMWNTYDVHFYSSFALVMLFPKLELSIQRDFAAAVMMHDPNKIKLLHDGQWVPRKVLGAVPHDIGINDPWFEVNAYNLYNTDRWKDLNPKFVLQVYRDVVATGDKKFAEAVWPSVYVAMAYMDQFDKDRDGMIENEGFPDQTYDTWSASGVSAYSGGLWVAALQAASAMAHEVGDKGSEDYFWFKFQKAKGVYEKLWNGSYFNYDSSGGSSSSSIQADQLAGQWYARACDLFPVVDQDKARSALQKVYNYNVLKVKDGRRGAVNGMLPDGKVDFSSMQSREIWSGVTYAVAATMIHEDMFDMAFQTAGGVYEAAWSEEGLGYSFQTPEGWTTEEQYRSLCYMRPLAIWAMQWALTRPTTMEPEMKAEVKEDSLFRAHSGFSKVSRLLKLPEERTRRRSLVQAVYEYTRKRIGM, via the exons ATGTCCGAGATGAGGAAGCTAAAggaaat TGCAGGAAGCATTGGAAGAAGTTACAGAGGTGAGTTTCAGCGCTGGCAACTATTCCCTAGAATATGTGAAGAAAAACCAGTTTTAGCAAATCAGTTTTCT GTATTTGTTTCGCGCTCAAATGGTGAAAAATATTCTACAGTAATGTGCCCAAGGAGCCCCGAGCTGCTTGA AGAAAATGCAGTTTCAGGGATTGGATCTTGGGACTGGAATCTGAATGGACATAACTCTACATATCATGCTCTATTCCCAAGGGCTTGGACTGTATACGAGG GTGAACCTGATCCGGAACTTAGAATAGTTTCTCGTCAAATCTCACCTGTTATCCCCCATAATTACAAGGAGAGCAGCTTCCCTGTCTCAGTTTTTACTTTCACG CTGTACAATTCTGGAAAGACTGCTGCAGATGTCACCTTGCTTTTCACATGGGCA AATTCTGTCGGTGGTCTTTCTGGATTTTCTGGTCAGCACTGCAATTCAAAAATCat GATAAAGGATGGTGTGCACAGTGTACTTCTGCACCACAA TACTGCAAATGGACTACCCCCTGTGACCTTTGCAATTGCAGCAGAGGAGACTGATGGAGTTCATGTCTCTGAGTGCCCTTGCTTTGTGATATCAGGTAACTCTCAGGGTATCTCAGCAAAAGACATGTGGCAGGAAATAAAGGAG TTTGGATCCTTTGACCGCCTCAATTCCTCTGAGCCATCAGTGCCTTCAGCAACAGGATCATCTGTTGGGGCAGCCATTGCTGCCTCTGTTTCAATTCCATCAAATGCAGTACGTTCTGCTACATTCTCGCTGGCGTGGGACTGCCCTGAAGTAAATTTTTTGAGTGGAAAATCTTATTACCG GCGTTACACTAAGTTCTATGGTACTCATGGTGATGCTGCTGCAAAGATTGCACATGATGCCATTCTTG AGCATGGCCATTGGGAGTCCCAGATAGAAGCATGGCAAAGACCTATTCTTGAGGACAAGCGACTTCCTGAATg GTATCCCATTACTCTCTTTAATGAGCTCTATTATCTAAATTCGGGGGGTACAATTTGGACAG ATGGATCACCCCCGATGCATAGTTTAGTGAGCATTGTCAAAAGGAAGTTTTCCCTTGACAGGTCCAGTTCAGGTCTGAAGGACATTATTGATGTACCCCATCAAAATGATACTGCTGCTGATATTCTTGAAAGGATGACTTTAATACTCGAGCAAATTCACACCAAAGTTTCATCAAATTCTGCATTTGGAACAAATCTGCttcaaaaaggagaagaaaacattGGGCAATTCCTTTATCTTGAAGGGATTGAATATCACATGTGGAACACCTATGATGTTCATTTCTACTCGTCTTTTGCACTAGTCATGCTATTTCCAAAACTCGAACTTAGCATCCAAAGGGACTTTGCAGCGGCAGTAATGATGCATGATCCCaataagattaaacttttacaTGATGGACAGTGGGTCCCAAGAAAGGTTCTAGGAGCTGTTCCTCATGATATTGGAATAAATGATCCATGGTTTGAAGTAAATGCTTATAACCTTTATAACACTGATAGGTGGAAGGacttgaatccaaaatttgttcTCCAAGTTTACAGGGATGTGGTTGCCACAGGTGATAAGAAGTTTGCAGAAGCTGTTTGGCCGTCTGTTTATGTCGCAATGGCTTATATGGACCAATTTGACAAGGACAGAGATGGGATGATTGAGAATGAAGGCTTCCCTGATCAAACTTATGATACGTGGTCTGCATCTGGTGTGAGTGCATATAGTGGTGGGTTGTGGGTGGCAGCCTTGCAGGCTGCATCGGCCATGGCACATGAAGTTGGTGATAAGGGTTCTGAAGATTACTTTTGGTTTAAGTTTCAGAAGGCAAAAGGTGTGTATGAGAAATTATGGAATGGTTCTTACTTTAATTATGACAGCAGTGGAGGAAGTTCAAGTTCATCTATTCAAGCTGATCAATTGGCTGGACAATG GTATGCTAGAGCATGTGATCTTTTTCCAGTTGTTGATCAAGACAAGGCAAGAAGTGCACTGCAAAAGGTCTATAATTACAATGTCTTAAAGGTGAAGGATGGAAGGAGGGGGGCTGTCAACGGGATGCTACCTGATGGAAAGGTCGACTTCTCTTCCATGCAATCGAGAGAAATATGGTCTGGAGTCACTTATGCTGTTGCTGCAACAATGATCCACGAAGATATGTTTGATATGGCATTTCAGACTGCAGGTGGAGTCTATGAAGCTGCATGGTCCGAGGAAGGACTTGG TTATTCCTTTCAGACACCTGAAGGTTGGACAACCGAGGAGCAATACAGATCCCTATGTTACATGCGGCCTTTGGCCATATGGGCGATGCAGTGGGCGTTAACGAGACCAACAACTATGGAGCCGGAGATGAAAGCAGAAGTGAAGGAAGATTCTCTGTTTAGGGCGCATTCTGGATTCTCAAAAGTTTCTCGACTTTTAAAGTTGCCCGAAGAGAGAACGCGCAGAAGAAGTCTTGTACAGGCTGTATATGAATACACTAGGAAGAGGATTGGGATGTAG
- the LOC121255621 gene encoding non-lysosomal glucosylceramidase isoform X3 — protein MCPRSPELLEENAVSGIGSWDWNLNGHNSTYHALFPRAWTVYEGEPDPELRIVSRQISPVIPHNYKESSFPVSVFTFTLYNSGKTAADVTLLFTWANSVGGLSGFSGQHCNSKIMIKDGVHSVLLHHNTANGLPPVTFAIAAEETDGVHVSECPCFVISGNSQGISAKDMWQEIKEFGSFDRLNSSEPSVPSATGSSVGAAIAASVSIPSNAVRSATFSLAWDCPEVNFLSGKSYYRRYTKFYGTHGDAAAKIAHDAILEHGHWESQIEAWQRPILEDKRLPEWYPITLFNELYYLNSGGTIWTDGSPPMHSLVSIVKRKFSLDRSSSGLKDIIDVPHQNDTAADILERMTLILEQIHTKVSSNSAFGTNLLQKGEENIGQFLYLEGIEYHMWNTYDVHFYSSFALVMLFPKLELSIQRDFAAAVMMHDPNKIKLLHDGQWVPRKVLGAVPHDIGINDPWFEVNAYNLYNTDRWKDLNPKFVLQVYRDVVATGDKKFAEAVWPSVYVAMAYMDQFDKDRDGMIENEGFPDQTYDTWSASGVSAYSGGLWVAALQAASAMAHEVGDKGSEDYFWFKFQKAKGVYEKLWNGSYFNYDSSGGSSSSSIQADQLAGQWYARACDLFPVVDQDKARSALQKVYNYNVLKVKDGRRGAVNGMLPDGKVDFSSMQSREIWSGVTYAVAATMIHEDMFDMAFQTAGGVYEAAWSEEGLGYSFQTPEGWTTEEQYRSLCYMRPLAIWAMQWALTRPTTMEPEMKAEVKEDSLFRAHSGFSKVSRLLKLPEERTRRRSLVQAVYEYTRKRIGM, from the exons ATGTGCCCAAGGAGCCCCGAGCTGCTTGA AGAAAATGCAGTTTCAGGGATTGGATCTTGGGACTGGAATCTGAATGGACATAACTCTACATATCATGCTCTATTCCCAAGGGCTTGGACTGTATACGAGG GTGAACCTGATCCGGAACTTAGAATAGTTTCTCGTCAAATCTCACCTGTTATCCCCCATAATTACAAGGAGAGCAGCTTCCCTGTCTCAGTTTTTACTTTCACG CTGTACAATTCTGGAAAGACTGCTGCAGATGTCACCTTGCTTTTCACATGGGCA AATTCTGTCGGTGGTCTTTCTGGATTTTCTGGTCAGCACTGCAATTCAAAAATCat GATAAAGGATGGTGTGCACAGTGTACTTCTGCACCACAA TACTGCAAATGGACTACCCCCTGTGACCTTTGCAATTGCAGCAGAGGAGACTGATGGAGTTCATGTCTCTGAGTGCCCTTGCTTTGTGATATCAGGTAACTCTCAGGGTATCTCAGCAAAAGACATGTGGCAGGAAATAAAGGAG TTTGGATCCTTTGACCGCCTCAATTCCTCTGAGCCATCAGTGCCTTCAGCAACAGGATCATCTGTTGGGGCAGCCATTGCTGCCTCTGTTTCAATTCCATCAAATGCAGTACGTTCTGCTACATTCTCGCTGGCGTGGGACTGCCCTGAAGTAAATTTTTTGAGTGGAAAATCTTATTACCG GCGTTACACTAAGTTCTATGGTACTCATGGTGATGCTGCTGCAAAGATTGCACATGATGCCATTCTTG AGCATGGCCATTGGGAGTCCCAGATAGAAGCATGGCAAAGACCTATTCTTGAGGACAAGCGACTTCCTGAATg GTATCCCATTACTCTCTTTAATGAGCTCTATTATCTAAATTCGGGGGGTACAATTTGGACAG ATGGATCACCCCCGATGCATAGTTTAGTGAGCATTGTCAAAAGGAAGTTTTCCCTTGACAGGTCCAGTTCAGGTCTGAAGGACATTATTGATGTACCCCATCAAAATGATACTGCTGCTGATATTCTTGAAAGGATGACTTTAATACTCGAGCAAATTCACACCAAAGTTTCATCAAATTCTGCATTTGGAACAAATCTGCttcaaaaaggagaagaaaacattGGGCAATTCCTTTATCTTGAAGGGATTGAATATCACATGTGGAACACCTATGATGTTCATTTCTACTCGTCTTTTGCACTAGTCATGCTATTTCCAAAACTCGAACTTAGCATCCAAAGGGACTTTGCAGCGGCAGTAATGATGCATGATCCCaataagattaaacttttacaTGATGGACAGTGGGTCCCAAGAAAGGTTCTAGGAGCTGTTCCTCATGATATTGGAATAAATGATCCATGGTTTGAAGTAAATGCTTATAACCTTTATAACACTGATAGGTGGAAGGacttgaatccaaaatttgttcTCCAAGTTTACAGGGATGTGGTTGCCACAGGTGATAAGAAGTTTGCAGAAGCTGTTTGGCCGTCTGTTTATGTCGCAATGGCTTATATGGACCAATTTGACAAGGACAGAGATGGGATGATTGAGAATGAAGGCTTCCCTGATCAAACTTATGATACGTGGTCTGCATCTGGTGTGAGTGCATATAGTGGTGGGTTGTGGGTGGCAGCCTTGCAGGCTGCATCGGCCATGGCACATGAAGTTGGTGATAAGGGTTCTGAAGATTACTTTTGGTTTAAGTTTCAGAAGGCAAAAGGTGTGTATGAGAAATTATGGAATGGTTCTTACTTTAATTATGACAGCAGTGGAGGAAGTTCAAGTTCATCTATTCAAGCTGATCAATTGGCTGGACAATG GTATGCTAGAGCATGTGATCTTTTTCCAGTTGTTGATCAAGACAAGGCAAGAAGTGCACTGCAAAAGGTCTATAATTACAATGTCTTAAAGGTGAAGGATGGAAGGAGGGGGGCTGTCAACGGGATGCTACCTGATGGAAAGGTCGACTTCTCTTCCATGCAATCGAGAGAAATATGGTCTGGAGTCACTTATGCTGTTGCTGCAACAATGATCCACGAAGATATGTTTGATATGGCATTTCAGACTGCAGGTGGAGTCTATGAAGCTGCATGGTCCGAGGAAGGACTTGG TTATTCCTTTCAGACACCTGAAGGTTGGACAACCGAGGAGCAATACAGATCCCTATGTTACATGCGGCCTTTGGCCATATGGGCGATGCAGTGGGCGTTAACGAGACCAACAACTATGGAGCCGGAGATGAAAGCAGAAGTGAAGGAAGATTCTCTGTTTAGGGCGCATTCTGGATTCTCAAAAGTTTCTCGACTTTTAAAGTTGCCCGAAGAGAGAACGCGCAGAAGAAGTCTTGTACAGGCTGTATATGAATACACTAGGAAGAGGATTGGGATGTAG
- the LOC121255621 gene encoding non-lysosomal glucosylceramidase isoform X4 has translation MGSKSFFLNSVGGLSGFSGQHCNSKIMIKDGVHSVLLHHNTANGLPPVTFAIAAEETDGVHVSECPCFVISGNSQGISAKDMWQEIKEFGSFDRLNSSEPSVPSATGSSVGAAIAASVSIPSNAVRSATFSLAWDCPEVNFLSGKSYYRRYTKFYGTHGDAAAKIAHDAILEHGHWESQIEAWQRPILEDKRLPEWYPITLFNELYYLNSGGTIWTDGSPPMHSLVSIVKRKFSLDRSSSGLKDIIDVPHQNDTAADILERMTLILEQIHTKVSSNSAFGTNLLQKGEENIGQFLYLEGIEYHMWNTYDVHFYSSFALVMLFPKLELSIQRDFAAAVMMHDPNKIKLLHDGQWVPRKVLGAVPHDIGINDPWFEVNAYNLYNTDRWKDLNPKFVLQVYRDVVATGDKKFAEAVWPSVYVAMAYMDQFDKDRDGMIENEGFPDQTYDTWSASGVSAYSGGLWVAALQAASAMAHEVGDKGSEDYFWFKFQKAKGVYEKLWNGSYFNYDSSGGSSSSSIQADQLAGQWYARACDLFPVVDQDKARSALQKVYNYNVLKVKDGRRGAVNGMLPDGKVDFSSMQSREIWSGVTYAVAATMIHEDMFDMAFQTAGGVYEAAWSEEGLGYSFQTPEGWTTEEQYRSLCYMRPLAIWAMQWALTRPTTMEPEMKAEVKEDSLFRAHSGFSKVSRLLKLPEERTRRRSLVQAVYEYTRKRIGM, from the exons ATGGGCAGTAAGTCATTTTTTCTT AATTCTGTCGGTGGTCTTTCTGGATTTTCTGGTCAGCACTGCAATTCAAAAATCat GATAAAGGATGGTGTGCACAGTGTACTTCTGCACCACAA TACTGCAAATGGACTACCCCCTGTGACCTTTGCAATTGCAGCAGAGGAGACTGATGGAGTTCATGTCTCTGAGTGCCCTTGCTTTGTGATATCAGGTAACTCTCAGGGTATCTCAGCAAAAGACATGTGGCAGGAAATAAAGGAG TTTGGATCCTTTGACCGCCTCAATTCCTCTGAGCCATCAGTGCCTTCAGCAACAGGATCATCTGTTGGGGCAGCCATTGCTGCCTCTGTTTCAATTCCATCAAATGCAGTACGTTCTGCTACATTCTCGCTGGCGTGGGACTGCCCTGAAGTAAATTTTTTGAGTGGAAAATCTTATTACCG GCGTTACACTAAGTTCTATGGTACTCATGGTGATGCTGCTGCAAAGATTGCACATGATGCCATTCTTG AGCATGGCCATTGGGAGTCCCAGATAGAAGCATGGCAAAGACCTATTCTTGAGGACAAGCGACTTCCTGAATg GTATCCCATTACTCTCTTTAATGAGCTCTATTATCTAAATTCGGGGGGTACAATTTGGACAG ATGGATCACCCCCGATGCATAGTTTAGTGAGCATTGTCAAAAGGAAGTTTTCCCTTGACAGGTCCAGTTCAGGTCTGAAGGACATTATTGATGTACCCCATCAAAATGATACTGCTGCTGATATTCTTGAAAGGATGACTTTAATACTCGAGCAAATTCACACCAAAGTTTCATCAAATTCTGCATTTGGAACAAATCTGCttcaaaaaggagaagaaaacattGGGCAATTCCTTTATCTTGAAGGGATTGAATATCACATGTGGAACACCTATGATGTTCATTTCTACTCGTCTTTTGCACTAGTCATGCTATTTCCAAAACTCGAACTTAGCATCCAAAGGGACTTTGCAGCGGCAGTAATGATGCATGATCCCaataagattaaacttttacaTGATGGACAGTGGGTCCCAAGAAAGGTTCTAGGAGCTGTTCCTCATGATATTGGAATAAATGATCCATGGTTTGAAGTAAATGCTTATAACCTTTATAACACTGATAGGTGGAAGGacttgaatccaaaatttgttcTCCAAGTTTACAGGGATGTGGTTGCCACAGGTGATAAGAAGTTTGCAGAAGCTGTTTGGCCGTCTGTTTATGTCGCAATGGCTTATATGGACCAATTTGACAAGGACAGAGATGGGATGATTGAGAATGAAGGCTTCCCTGATCAAACTTATGATACGTGGTCTGCATCTGGTGTGAGTGCATATAGTGGTGGGTTGTGGGTGGCAGCCTTGCAGGCTGCATCGGCCATGGCACATGAAGTTGGTGATAAGGGTTCTGAAGATTACTTTTGGTTTAAGTTTCAGAAGGCAAAAGGTGTGTATGAGAAATTATGGAATGGTTCTTACTTTAATTATGACAGCAGTGGAGGAAGTTCAAGTTCATCTATTCAAGCTGATCAATTGGCTGGACAATG GTATGCTAGAGCATGTGATCTTTTTCCAGTTGTTGATCAAGACAAGGCAAGAAGTGCACTGCAAAAGGTCTATAATTACAATGTCTTAAAGGTGAAGGATGGAAGGAGGGGGGCTGTCAACGGGATGCTACCTGATGGAAAGGTCGACTTCTCTTCCATGCAATCGAGAGAAATATGGTCTGGAGTCACTTATGCTGTTGCTGCAACAATGATCCACGAAGATATGTTTGATATGGCATTTCAGACTGCAGGTGGAGTCTATGAAGCTGCATGGTCCGAGGAAGGACTTGG TTATTCCTTTCAGACACCTGAAGGTTGGACAACCGAGGAGCAATACAGATCCCTATGTTACATGCGGCCTTTGGCCATATGGGCGATGCAGTGGGCGTTAACGAGACCAACAACTATGGAGCCGGAGATGAAAGCAGAAGTGAAGGAAGATTCTCTGTTTAGGGCGCATTCTGGATTCTCAAAAGTTTCTCGACTTTTAAAGTTGCCCGAAGAGAGAACGCGCAGAAGAAGTCTTGTACAGGCTGTATATGAATACACTAGGAAGAGGATTGGGATGTAG